The following is a genomic window from Capnocytophaga stomatis.
GAAGAGGGTCTTTTGTTTTTTCTTCAGGAGTTGGATTAACAACCTGCATACCACTGTTGTACATATTTACAATTCCTGTCAAATCGTCAAAAAATCCGTTATGCATCCAAGGGCGCGTATTTAGCAAATCTCGTAGGGAAGGCGTTAAAAAACGACCTACATCATCAGGATTTTTAGTGATGTTATATCTTCCTAAATCTTCGTATTTACGTTTGTAATAGGTTAACCCAATGTTGTGAAACTTTTCGTCAGTGAGATACTGTCCGTTGTGACAATTCATACATCGTCCTTTAGTTCTAAAAATATGTAATCCCTTAATTTCTTGATTTGTAAGAGATTTAAAATCTCCTTGCATAAACTTATCTACTCTACTGGCTTGGCTTTTCACCGTTCGCTGAAAAGCAGCTAAGGCTTTGAGAATATGTTCAGATTTTATTCTTTTCGTATGAAAAGCTTTATCAAACAACTCCCTGTATTTCTCTATTTTTTGTAACTTTCCCGGTAACAAGTCAATATTCATATTCATTTCATTATGAGCTCCTATAGGTCCTAATGCTTGTTCTTCTAAAGAAGATGCTCGTCCGTCCCAAAAAAAGGTATTTTTACTTGCAACATTCAGAATTGATTGCGTATTGCGGCTTCCTTCGAGGTGGTCGTGTCCTACAGCCTTTTTGGTGTGTGTTGTCCAGCCCATCTCAGGATGATGGCAAGTACTACAAGAAATTTGGTTAGAAGCTGATAATTTTGGGTCAAAAAACAATATCATACCCAATTGCACATCAGGCTTTTCAAGATTTTTGTAATAGTCCATATCAGTTTCAATGGGAGCCATTTCTGTCCACTCCACTCCATCATCGATAGTAGGTTTAGGCCATTGATTAATAGGCTTTTTATAAGATTCAATGATAATAAACTTGTTTAAACTTTTCGAATAAATGTTAGTATAATCCCTAGATACAACATAGCCATCCAAGTTGTGTTTAGGGTTTCATATCTTATAATCAATCCTTTAAAACCATCAAGCCACGCAAAACTTCTCTCTATTTTAAACCGATTTTTATATAATTCTTCGTCAAAA
Proteins encoded in this region:
- a CDS encoding cytochrome-c peroxidase, whose translation is MYSKSLNKFIIIESYKKPINQWPKPTIDDGVEWTEMAPIETDMDYYKNLEKPDVQLGMILFFDPKLSASNQISCSTCHHPEMGWTTHTKKAVGHDHLEGSRNTQSILNVASKNTFFWDGRASSLEEQALGPIGAHNEMNMNIDLLPGKLQKIEKYRELFDKAFHTKRIKSEHILKALAAFQRTVKSQASRVDKFMQGDFKSLTNQEIKGLHIFRTKGRCMNCHNGQYLTDEKFHNIGLTYYKRKYEDLGRYNITKNPDDVGRFLTPSLRDLLNTRPWMHNGFFDDLTGIVNMYNSGMQVVNPTPEEKTKDPLHPVVDPLMKPLNLTSQEIKDLVAFLEALNGTKFKMPRPEIPR